The segment AGACTTCTGCAACATACTAAGTATTAATAACACACTCCAAAAAACATATACAAGATTGCATACTATAAATAGAACTATTGGTAAATAAAGGTGGAACAGAAGGTAGAAGAAAATGAACGTTAGAGCAAATTAGTGAAGCAGCAGGATCAGAACTTTGGGAGTCTGGTAACATATGTGCATTCCAAGGTAGGCATTTCAAGTGTATATGAGCAGCAAGGGAGATTAGAAACATCTAATACAGCAGTACATGTGGAATATACATGATATGATCCCAGTTGTATTACTTGCTTCCCAACACAAAGAAAGACCTGAAAGAATTAGACACAGACCAAAGGATACAAATAAAAACTTTCAGagcaacaaaaaaaatttaaatttcactctttatgatcacatgaatatataAAGTTCCAGGCTGATAATAACACagtatttgatatttttatgttGCGTATAACCTTTCCCCACATATATGGCTTCTTTCAGCCCCTAGTGTTTTGTCAAGTTTCTGTTTTATTATGGCAAAGAAATGACAACATTGCCTAGGGTGACGCTGGTGTCAGCCATCAGCTTGTCTACAGAGCAGAGCCCACTATTCTCAATACTGTCTTTTTACAAAGACATTTTCTGTAGCACGGCAatgtgcttttctttgttttcttccttttaaaaaatcaatcatAGTTCACAGAGGTCATGGTATGAGTGCTTTCTCAAAAGCACTTTGcttttgtaaataattttcaaatagcACATGCCTACTACTTGGACTAGTCTCCTTTAACATCAACTGTTGCAATCTTGGACCCATATTAGTTTTCGTGTCTACAAAATGTAGtaactccccaccccctcccccagtgcGTTATTCCATGTTTAACTTcagtcagttttcatcagtgATCATTTATCATCCATTCTCAGAGGCCATTGTTTGTGAAGCTGGGGTCCAATGCTGGTAAGTAACACACTCTTTATAGCCTGAAGAAACTCTTTCACAAAATCACATATATGTTTTTAAGATTTCATttcaaaaaatgttaaaatgagagaaacttttcttatatttataatCAACTATATTGATcttattattttacattaaacattttatatacaAGTGCAGATTTAAAAAATACAGCACAAATTTAACTCAATAAACAATCCTATAGTTAGCTATTTTAGTGTCTCAAGAGAAAGGAAGGCTTAGCATTATGCTGCAGGTGTGTTTTCTCAAGGTCATCTCCCAAGAAGTAGTTCCTTAAATGGATAATGAAGAGTTGACTGTTTCAAAAACCATCTTTctaaaaaacaaacgaacaaaacttCATATGATGACCATATCACTATGGTCAAAGAACAGAATCTACATCTCAGAGATGAaacagaaggaatttaataaagtCGAGGAGCAGCTGTCTTTGTTGTTGCCTAGGAACATGGGTTTGTACTCACTTGAGCCTTCAGTGAAGTTGCTGATGACAGAACTGCCCCCAGCTGAGCTGCATCTCTTGCCATCCTTGAACTGCTGCCTCCGCCTAGCCCACTGCTCTATTGCTTCTTCCTGGGAACCATCACTGGCTCTTCCACCTCTTAGGGCCAGTTCCTGGGATAGCTTTCGGGGGTTATTGATCTCCAAATTCTGGTCTAGATGAAACCAGATTAAATATCAAAGTGAGACATCAATTCAAGATAGGATATGAAACATGGTTTTAAAATACAGAACTGTAAAAACTTTTCATTCAGCTCCTTCATGGTCCACTTGCTACGTCGGAGACGGAAACAGAGATGTAAATTAAGATACAGGTTTATATAGTCCCAAACTACTGCCTTCTGTCATTACAAGCAATGGCTTTTAATTATTAGAAGAAAAATCTTACCAACAAAATATCACAGTGAAATTCAActgaaaatgttaaaaagaaaacctgaaatacataaacataaaactTAAAACCTAGTGgcccggcatggtggcacacgcctttaatcccagcactcgggaggcagaggcaggtggatttctgaattcgaggccagcctggtctacaaaatgagttccaggacagccagggctacacagagaaaccctgtctcgaaaagaccaaaaataaatacataaataaatgattaaaaataaaaataaataaaacttaaaacctAGAAAgtaatttcataatttaaaattgcttaaaatttttactttttgataCTATACAAAAGGCAAGCAGCATAGATTTGAAAACTTGACTAATTTATTCTGCTCCTAGAAACAAATGAGTTTTTATAATTTCTCTTTGTTTCAATTTAGAATCTTCTCATATATTCAAACTGGGAGAAAGTACATGGCCTGTGTTAGTTATACTTTGATATATACCTAAGAAAGTACTGAATCCCACCAATTATAAATTATAAGTATTTACACTTATAATTCTTAACTTCTATAGCTTGGTGTTGGTACTCTTAGACTTGCAAAAAATATTGAGGAAATCTTGCCCAACCTCACAGTATATACTTGTGGTAGTTAGGTTTTGTCAACTGTACACCAACtatagtcacctgggaagaggggacATAAATTGAGGAggtgcctccatcagactggactGCATCATGTTTCTTGATTGAGGACTGATGTGGGAATGCTCAGCTTCCTGTAGGCATTACCACCCCTATGTTCTTTGGTTGtgtgagaaagcaagctgagggaGCCATGAGAACAAGCCAGCAAGTAGGGTTCCTTTATGATCTCAATTGATGATCTTAGatttgtcttgagttcctgccctgaatttCTCAATATCCACTGTAACATGTAAGCCAAACAACCCTTTACTACCCCAAGTTGATTTTAGTCAGTGTTTATTTCAGCAAGGGAGACACAGACTAGGCCAATAATTAAATCACTTCTACTAATGTGTAGAGATGTCAATTCAACCTATGATTAAATATAAATACTTCCCAAAATTCAAGTTTACTATCTGTATTCCTAGTATACTTCAACTAGATAGATAATTTTGGAGTGGTGTTTTAAATTTAGGTCACAAGATTCTCCTTTCATGTGTGAGCATCTTTCTATTTCCATGAATATCCAGGGTATGCGTTGTTTTTTCTATGAATCGGGTAATGTGCTGGGGCCGTCTTACAGACACTAAAGCTGCTGGTGAAACCTTGTCAAAATACACACTCTCACTTAAGTAGGACAATGTATTAAATTATGAAACACAAAAGTTTAAGCAAGTGTTATTGTTTGAACACATGTGTCCCTTGAAAGATCCTACTTTGGAAATCAAGACCTAATGTAATCATATTGAGATATTGAGACTTAGTAAGTGATGAAATCTTTCCTTCTTTGACCTTATGAATAGGTCATTGTCCCACATAATTTCTGAAGAAGACTAGCTTGGCCATGTTGCCCTTTGTCTTCCACAGCATACATATTGGACGAGGAGATCGCCGTATAAGGGAGAAAGCACACCACCACACTAAACATCGATTCTTTCACCCTGACTTTCCCAGCTTCCCCATATTTGCCCTTTGAAAAGTATCTAATTACCAAAACTTTGTCATGTCGCTGCGTGACTGGATGGGCACCTTAAGGGCGGATGTGAAGTATTCCCCTTGGGTGTATGGGGGATCCAGGAAGTGTGGGAGAAGACAGGGAACTGGAGACATACTGGACcagaacttttttgttgttgttaggaaGCACATGCATGGAAAGTCTCAGGTTCACCATAAGTCATTTTATTCAAGATATCGTGATTCAGTAAATCtctaacccaaatatgccctggcaatgaaaacagaactcaattaatatgaatacatgctgtacgcctagattgggcagatctaccgctacactaccatcttccacatctatgagaccccttagaactcgAGGTTTCTCCAGGccctgtgcttctgctctgcttttcttcttcttcctcctccccatctgcgtcctctccctctcccattttctccttctccctcctaaccttctgctccaccttccctctctctgcccaatcatcagctctcctttacttgacaaattaaggtgggaagcaggtttataggaaatcacctgagtgctgactcattccttgttcgcagcccctcacaggagaatggaattaacatcaaatataattagccccagggctatccacaacactatTGCAATAGCTGTCATTTTGTACAGGGAAATAGATGGATTTCATTCATCTTTCTGTTCATAGCTATTGATTAAAAGCTTGGGGTCTCAAATGTCCTCAAATCTGTAGTCTTTGCCAGTTCTCTTAGAATCACTtgcttcttcgtcttcttctttttttagagCTACAGGGAAGCAAACTATTGTAATACTGTATGCAAATGTTGTGTCATATTACATATAAATCACTGTTTAATCATGAATATGTCTATACCATATGAAATATTATGGAATTCTTATTGTCTGTCATTTTCTCAGGCCGACCTGGTTTTAGttctagctttaatttttttttttataatgtagATTTTCTGGTTCATTGGCACAGATTGTATGCACAGATTTCAGCTAATTTTTAGCTGAAGAAATCCTACTCCAAAGAGACTATGACTTATCTGGTAAAGaacttaaaattttcttcttaaagGGGTAAGACTCATACCCTTTCTTTTCTATTGAACTTTTAGTTCCTCACACACCCAGCCTTATATGGAGGCTTCTTGTGCATGTCTATGCATGTACACGGACTTCAAGTGGtataccagtttttttttttgtgcctatgaagatttctttttaaacttttggtGAAACAACCCAAGTTCTTCAAAGTACTTTCTACCCTGAAAAGTGTGCAATTTTGGCCTGAGATGACAGCACCATAATATTGATAAAGTATCAAAGTACTTGTAGCTCAAGGAAAACCAAACTTATGAAaacatttatacatttaaataGTATTTCTGTAACTATCTTATTTCTGAACTGCTTTCTGTATAAAAGTGCAAGGGTATGGTATCAGGATATTACACAGAGCAACCTGATATGACTTCCCTGAATTCAACCTACAAATACTCAGAGTCTTCACATTAAAGAGAAGGTACTGTGTAACGCTGTAGGTACATActgattagaaaagaaaaagaaataaaacaaaccttcATGAAATATACAGCTTAGTTTGTAAAGAGACTATAAACAAGCAATTAAATAGACAGAAtattgaaacaaaaaatgttacatATGAGAATATAATTTGGAAAAGGGATGAACTTGGGATGGAACAAGGACAGCTCAGACTGCAATTGGAAATTTGGTTTCTGAGTTCTTACtgtgattattatgtgaagaAAATCACAGAAGGAGATTTTCGCAGGAGAAGCATGGCCCTGTATCATCAAGGGGCATGAAGAAAGAGGTTGTGGGGGTGAAGCTGTAAGGGGAGGGGGGCTGTGATCAaaatgtaatgtgaataaatacataaactaatgaaaaaataatgaCCCTGTGGGTATATGGAGAAAGACTGGTTTAAATTGCAGAAGCAGTCCATGGTAAGGgcccaaggaagcatggagtacAGAAGGTTCTAGAATTTCAAACAGACAAACTGTGCCTGGAACAGATATATCAAGGGGAGAAGTAAAAGATTGCAGGAACAGATTTTTGCTGAAATGTAGGGAACTTTGGTTGTTTACCAAGTGGGGACAATTTCAGTTTATTGAGAGTAATCTCATTTGTGGTTGGATTCTTATTTGGATTTTTAACTGTGTTGCGAGAGGCAGTATATGGAACAGCACACTTCTGGGAATAAGGAAGACAGCTTGAGAGGGATATTCATTGAGGTGAGCACATGTCCCCTCTGGGAAGACTAAGTGCTCATGCTATAGGTTCCCTTGCAGTTCTAAATAACTATGCACTGACACAAATCTCGGAATTGATGGAAATGGCCTGGTATCTGGAGCTACACAGGTCCTGGCAAGCAGCCACTGGGATCAGCAGGTTTTGCATTAGGGTTTTCCTACAATGGAGGGAATTGAATACagcttttacatatttttttagaTGATTCACTTTTCATAAATCATATTTCACATTTTATGGTAACACTTATGCAATAGATTATGCTTCTTGTATTTTACTTCTACTGTTCAATTCTTAAAAACTTTGGAGTAAATAATTTTGCCCCTGCTTTCAAATTCTTTCATtaaaagagagaatatgagaagaGGAAAGATGGTGTCTCTCATAAGTTTATTCATTCTCAGTCTCATTTTTGAGCACATTAGTTATGCTATCTGCAAATTGGAAGACTGTGTTAATTTATACTATCGAATAATGCTAACATTAACTATTAAATAATTTGGACTCACCGAGAAACACAAGGATCTTTTATGAAGGGACCAAAACGATGTTTTGCTGTTCCAAGATTGAAACCAGACAGACAGCATTATGTACTTAGGAAAAAGCTCCCGTCTTAGCCCTTCCGGAGGGCTCAAGAGCACCTGGGTTGTATCAATTGTTTGAGAAAGACCAGGCAACACTGAACAGAGGTCGGAGGGTAGCTGGAGTTAAAGGTCCTATGGATGGTTCAGTCGGGATTAGTTAAGGGTGTCTCTGATTTTTGTCCTTTGGTTTAATTACTATTCCACGTGTCCTCCAGAGACATGCCAAACCCTGCCCGTGTAATACCCAGCTTGGTTTTAAAACTCATTTTGCTACAAGCATATTCTTCTTACGTTGTAAGGCCAGAAGATGAGTAGATTATTTAAGAGTGGCACAGACTAAGATTTTTAAGCAAAACTGATTTGCCAATCTATCagtcttttaaagagaaaaaaatattttctattaagcTGCAGCCATGGTGATTTTTCTATATATGTATGGATGGAGATGGTCTTAGTGTAAAGAAGCAGGCTGATAGATTCTTCTTCATATTGGTTTAACTCTAAAATGCTTAGCACATCTTgccaataaagaaaataaatctcaagCAGTAAAGACAACTTCACCCGATACTGTTTAAATCTCCTACATGTCACAGTAATAAATTCTAAATATTCTGCACCACCCATTGTACCTTTTAGAGCCTTCTGCTTCTGAGGTGACAACAGTATGTCCACAGGGTGGCAGGAAACTTCTGTGGGGTACCTTTGGTTTCCACTTTCCTCACAGTACACTCTTGATGTAGTCCTTTGGCACTCTGCTGGCTCCTGTTGGAAGTTGTTCAGTCCACAGGTTTTGTGgtctctgttactgtttgaatcgtcATCACTGGCTAGTGTCTTATCAATAAGAAACAGCTTTTCTGTAGTGTGTCCTACAGAGGTGGACTCAGAGGAATTTTGCAGAAAGTCCATTTGAGAACAGATTTCATTTTGATTCTCTCTAGTTAAGTCTTCAAAATTTCTGTGGCACATATTCTTCACCACTGGTAGTGCCTGGCTTGCGTCATCTCCAACATTTTCCAGATAGCTGGTCGACTCTCTAGGGTTTCTTATTGCCATGGGAGAGTTAGAATCAACTGTGCTTTCTTTGTAGTTTTGAGTAGCGAGGCTCTGCTCTAACTCATTAGTTATGGAGGCCATGACTGGCACTTCCATTCTGCTGAGGCCTGCCCTCTCTGCATGATTTGCATGGTCCTCTGTTTGATTCCATTCCACAGAGCTGTGAATATTGCCATGAAGTGGGCTCTTCGGAACTAGAATGCTGCAGGATGCAATCGTGACAGCTGGACTCTGTGGGTCCTTCCTTTCTAATGGTTGTATGTTAGAAGAGGAGTCGTTATGTAAACTAGCCTTGTTAATAAGTCTGTAAtgtactttctcttgctctctctcaacCCCAATATATTGACTAAAGGAAAATGTGTTCCCagtagtctctacaggttctgaACATCTGCTGACCCTGTGGGACGGACTGAGTAAAGGAGAAGGTTTTGCAGCTTGTTCACTGACAGGAAACAATAGGGAATTTGAGCTCTCATGTCCTTCTCCTGGTAGAGTTTCCTCACCTCTGCAGCCCATGTTGTCTGCTTTTGCTCCCAAGAGCTGCAAGGTTaaaaaagacaaaggagaaaACTCAGAGCCTGAGGCATCTTGAATGGGAATTATGCTATTCACAGCACTTAGGGGACCATTTGTTCCTGCTGTGCATGGCTGTACTTGGGAATCTGGGGTGATATTTTCCCTGACATCAGAACTGTTTTTTCTCTCTTCATCCACATCCCTAGAATCCTCCAAAGACATTTTACTTAAATCCACATTATTTAAACTCGTGGTCCTTAAGGTTTCAGATGAGGTAGGAAGGCAAGAGTCAGCTGTGAAGCAATGCTGCTCTAGGGGCTTGTCTTGAGTAATTTGTAAGACCTTCTGCGGAGAGGTAGCAGACTCTCCCTCTTCAGAGTCATCTGGGGCTGAAGGCAGTGTGttgggtttctctttctctctcctgggaGGTGAGCTTAGGGAAACCACAATTGTGTCTGAATTCTCTTTCTGGACAGCATTAACACTACAGGGAGCATCATGAAAAGCATCTGAACTCTGGTGCTGATTTTCAAGCCTCTGATTTTCAGGGTGATTTATGCCAGGCTGTGAAGCAGACTCACAGGGTTCATCCGTGGTGTGTTTCAAGGGGCCTCTTCTATGTTTTGTCAATTTTCCTATGCTATTAGGATGACATATATTGATGAATGTATTCTGTTTTTTACTTATGTATTCAACCATAATTTCTTTTCCTACAATGCTTATGTTCACTGAAGGTACCTCACTTCTAGAAACCCCTCTTCTGTATGTAGATGGAACCCTACGTTTAAATTCTTCTGCCAGTACAGTCCTGTGTTTAGAGAAGTGACCCCGAGATTTGGAGCCTCTCCATACTTGCTGGACAGAATAATGTTGGTGACATGTTGGACATCTCCTTTTTGTGAGGTTCTGTGCTCCTGTTTTACAGAAAATGCTTTTTGTGGTTTCCACGTGTACATTGAAAGCACCACATTTGACTTCTCTAATAAATTTGCCTTTGGCTGGCTTTAAGACTTCTACAGTGTTTGGGAAATCCTCTGTTGTAATTTTCCCTGGTAACGATTTTTCACGGTCATTAAACATGGCCACTGGTAAGACTTCCTCTAGTTGAGGAGAGATGGCCGGAGGAGTGTAACCATTCTCCATACTCTTGTGTATGGTGCTGTCAGATGGAGCTTGTTTCTCATTTTTGACAAGAAAAGAGGAATTCTGTTTTCCATTTATAGAAGCAGTTATATTCTcatctccattttccttcaaTTTCCCTAATGTCCTAGTCTGATGAAACACAGTCTCAGAAGTGTGTCCCTTGATGTCCTCTTCTAAATCTTTTACATTTTGGGGGCATACTTGACCAGATGTCTGAGATGTACCTAAaaacaaaggagagaggaaagagaaatgttTTATGTCCACTTAAAGAACAGATGTTCCAAATCACAGGATGAATACAGGAATATCATCTGTGACTATTTTGGGTAATAGTTTCCATTGGTTTCCATGAAAGTTCCGTCCAAATAAATGTCTTATTTCATATGAATTATCCTAGGGTGCAGAATAACTTGGTAGTTTAGAAAATAAGCTTTAGACAACTTCTTATATTgagttaaattaaaaagaaatggatgCAACTAATTTTTAAATGCAACTTCTCGATAAGAAGCTAAGTGACATGCCCTGAAAGAAtgtagagcatttttttttttttttatgtagagCATTCTTACACAGGCTGTGTCTAACTCCATGTAATGCCAGGCTTAAAGATTCTGGGACAGTGGGCATAGGAGAGCTCAGAATGGCCTGGAGACCACCTTTAAAATATAGCACACGGATTCATTTCACTGCCTTAAACTTTGTGTAGGGTATCTTCACCAATTCGAATGCCCATGGTATCGAGACCATGTTAACAAATAAAGTAGGCTTGATACCCACATTTATCTCTAGCTAGTAGTtgctaggggtgggggtggagatcaCTTACTATATAGTCACCCATTTCCCAAGAGAACACTTACAGTctctcttcatttactttgaaatCACCTTGTTATTGAGGACTGGCTCACATTGTTAAAGCTCTTTCTAAAGTTGAAGGTCAATGCATGAAGTCACCATGTACGACCCAAGGATTGTCGGCAGACATCTTGTATTCATCGTATTTTACTATttactaaaattaaatattttacttttactttatgaAGTTTGGTAACGTGGATGTGAGGCACCTGCTCTTGTATAAAAATACTGTGAACAAGACATGTTGTATATCA is part of the Mus musculus strain C57BL/6J chromosome 17, GRCm38.p6 C57BL/6J genome and harbors:
- the Pdzph1 gene encoding uncharacterized protein LOC69239, which codes for MQKKRMGTSQTSGQVCPQNVKDLEEDIKGHTSETVFHQTRTLGKLKENGDENITASINGKQNSSFLVKNEKQAPSDSTIHKSMENGYTPPAISPQLEEVLPVAMFNDREKSLPGKITTEDFPNTVEVLKPAKGKFIREVKCGAFNVHVETTKSIFCKTGAQNLTKRRCPTCHQHYSVQQVWRGSKSRGHFSKHRTVLAEEFKRRVPSTYRRGVSRSEVPSVNISIVGKEIMVEYISKKQNTFINICHPNSIGKLTKHRRGPLKHTTDEPCESASQPGINHPENQRLENQHQSSDAFHDAPCSVNAVQKENSDTIVVSLSSPPRREKEKPNTLPSAPDDSEEGESATSPQKVLQITQDKPLEQHCFTADSCLPTSSETLRTTSLNNVDLSKMSLEDSRDVDEERKNSSDVRENITPDSQVQPCTAGTNGPLSAVNSIIPIQDASGSEFSPLSFLTLQLLGAKADNMGCRGEETLPGEGHESSNSLLFPVSEQAAKPSPLLSPSHRVSRCSEPVETTGNTFSFSQYIGVEREQEKVHYRLINKASLHNDSSSNIQPLERKDPQSPAVTIASCSILVPKSPLHGNIHSSVEWNQTEDHANHAERAGLSRMEVPVMASITNELEQSLATQNYKESTVDSNSPMAIRNPRESTSYLENVGDDASQALPVVKNMCHRNFEDLTRENQNEICSQMDFLQNSSESTSVGHTTEKLFLIDKTLASDDDSNSNRDHKTCGLNNFQQEPAECQRTTSRVYCEESGNQRYPTEVSCHPVDILLSPQKQKALKDQNLEINNPRKLSQELALRGGRASDGSQEEAIEQWARRRQQFKDGKRCSSAGGSSVISNFTEGSITSDDVHSVDFGFRVDIEEKGFYTENFHSTAWVFRGDDGNPEDSPRCLSKKPRPVAVRERTVRLFKGTGDYPWGFRIQFSKPIVVTEVDTNSAAEEAGLQIGDVVLSVNGTEVTSVEHAEAVHLAKKGLDILTMVVASDISRCPNTPWPTCRGYLHKRTHSGFVKGWRKRWFVLKHDGFLLYYKHRKDEGKWPPLDMIKLEGAEVDIDNSLGKPFVFNCMPQSGSRILCLCATSNQEMKRWLEAMQRAARPVHQNHVWEDVTVHNSSLPPLAIKHPECLGLLHQLERSTDVWIQHYCILKDGCLYFYASIRSTQASGGLYLQGYSVSEQTHGFEQPVIELKPSSEEFKTFYFCAENKTENQRWIAALKTSIKKWLPLDQAIQEFMSRPLEETRM